The genomic region TGTTTCGATGGGATTGATGCTCGAACAAGTGACGCCGCAATTGCTCGAAACCGTACATCGCCACGCACCGAGTAAGGTGCCGACCCTGCGGCTACAACAACTCGAATGGGCGGGTGAGTTGAGGATTCCCTTGACCACGGGGTTATTGTTGGGAATTGGCGAAAGTCCGGGCGATCGCCGCCAAACCTTAGAGGCGATCGCCCGCGTGCAACAACGATGGGGTCACATTCAAGAAGTTATTTTGCAACCGCACCGTCCCGGAAGTCGGCAACAGGAAGCACTTCCCGGCTTTGACGATCGCGCCTTACCCGACGTCGTGGCGATGGCGCGCGCCATTCTCCCAGAAAACATCCGCTTGCAAATCCCCCCGAATTTAGTCGCCCAACCGGACATTCTACTCGCCTGTATCGAAGCAGGCGCCCGGGATTTAGGCGGAATCGGCCCTCACGATGAAGTCAATCCCGACTATCCCCATCCGGCGATCGCCCAACTCTCGGAAATTGTAGAACCTCTCGGATGGCACCTCGATCGCCGCCTACCCGTCTATCCCGCATACTATCGTTGGCTGACGCCGAGTTTAAAACGGGCCGTCGATCGCTGGAACGGCGAAATCGGTTCTGCCCTCCCCGTCAACTAACTCGCATCACCTTCGTTTCCCAAGTGCCATCGGGATATAAATTGAACAACCGCAAACCCGGTTGAGCGGAATCCACCGCAAACTCAGCACTTCCCGGCTTGAACTGCACGCAGGTCGAAGGGGTGGTAAAACAGCGCAAGTATTTTTGTTGGTGGCAGAAATTTTGATGGACGTGACCGCACAACACCAGCTTGACCTGGGGGTGACCCTTGACGATCGCAAAAAAATCGTCGGGATTTTGCAAAGCAATACTGTCGATCCATTCAGAATTGACCGCAAACGGGGGATGGTGGAGACCGATCAGGGTGGGGCGATCGCGCGATCGTTCCAACTGCCACTCCAGCCAATCCAACGACGACGGCGATAACTGTCCGCTTACCCACCCCGTCACGGTCGAATCGAGCAAAATCAACGACCAATTGCCCGCTTCCACCACCTTATCCGTGAAAAATGGAGGAGTCTTTAAAATTTGCTCCATTAACGAGGGATCGTCGTGATTTCCAGGAATCCAATAGCTGGGGATGTCCCAAGGACTGAGTAAATCGACGAGCAATTCGTAAGATTCCGGTGTTTCATCTTGGGATAAATCTCCCGTGAGTAACAACAAATCTTGAGGATGTCGCAACTGTCGCAAGCAACTGAGAACCTTTTGTAACGATGCAGCCGTATCGATTCCCATCAACCGCTTGTTGCGATCGCTAAATAAATGTAAATCCGTGATTTGAGCCACGTGCAGGGGAAGAGTTTGAATCACGATTGCTACGCCAGAGCTGAACTTGTACCTGCGATCCAGTTTCCCCCGACACGACGCGATCGCCAAACCCCACGAAAAAATTTTTCCCAACTCTTGTGTCAGTTCGCTAGAATTTGATATAGTGAACACCTGGAAACGCGGCGGCATAGCCAAGTGGTAAGGCAGAGGACTGCAAATCCTTTATCCCCCAGTTCGAATCTGGGTGCCGCCTTCTTCAAATCCCCATCTCCCGAACCCCCTCCTCATCAAGGGTTCGGCTTCCCACAATTCCCTACTTCTACCCCCTTGATTGGCCGATCCATTCTCTTTTTTGGTGAATTTTTCGTCACTCGACAGAATCCGGGTTCGGCGTTTAATGACTCTAAGTAACGGGAAAATTTAGGTCAAATTTAGCCAAATCCGCAATTCATCTCACCCTTCAAATCTCTGATTGAAGCGCAACGTCGAAGAATTGCGGCAGTAACTTATGGTAGAGTGTTTATGGTGAATCTAATTTGCCTTAATGCTCAAAGTTGTCACGATCGGACTATACCCAAATAAGCAGCAGAAGCAATCGCTGGAGCAATCCTTCGGCAATTGCAGATGGCTGTGGAACTATGGTCTGAACTTGATGAATCAAACCTACAAAGAGACTGGGAAGGGACTATTTAGTTACGACATCAAGAAAAAGATTCCCAGCCTCAAACAAGAGCATGAGTGGTTAAAGCTGACCTACTCGCAGTGCCTTCAACAGGTTTGTATTAACCTGGGAACAGCTTTTAACTTTTGAGGGGTTCGGGGAGCTATAAGTCCCGCGCTGTATGCGAAGCATCAGCGTCGGGATCCATGGACTCCCCTTGAAAAGTCTCATCCCCACCCTGCGGGAAGAGCCAAGCCCTACGATGGGGATGAGACCAGCATTTACAGGCAGCTATAGCCTTTGGTAAACTCCGGCCATGCT from Oxynema aestuarii AP17 harbors:
- the cofG gene encoding 7,8-didemethyl-8-hydroxy-5-deazariboflavin synthase subunit CofG, which translates into the protein MNNISSAYNSRRLLTYSPAYTVVPTYECFNRCSYCNFRRNPGESPWLSLEEARVRLEAIADRGVIEILILSGEVHPGSSRRSPWIRHLHDLGQLALDLGFLPHTNAGPLSYEEMAQLKQVNVSMGLMLEQVTPQLLETVHRHAPSKVPTLRLQQLEWAGELRIPLTTGLLLGIGESPGDRRQTLEAIARVQQRWGHIQEVILQPHRPGSRQQEALPGFDDRALPDVVAMARAILPENIRLQIPPNLVAQPDILLACIEAGARDLGGIGPHDEVNPDYPHPAIAQLSEIVEPLGWHLDRRLPVYPAYYRWLTPSLKRAVDRWNGEIGSALPVN
- a CDS encoding helix-turn-helix domain-containing protein, translating into MLKVVTIGLYPNKQQKQSLEQSFGNCRWLWNYGLNLMNQTYKETGKGLFSYDIKKKIPSLKQEHEWLKLTYSQCLQQVCINLGTAFNF
- the cpdA gene encoding 3',5'-cyclic-AMP phosphodiesterase translates to MIQTLPLHVAQITDLHLFSDRNKRLMGIDTAASLQKVLSCLRQLRHPQDLLLLTGDLSQDETPESYELLVDLLSPWDIPSYWIPGNHDDPSLMEQILKTPPFFTDKVVEAGNWSLILLDSTVTGWVSGQLSPSSLDWLEWQLERSRDRPTLIGLHHPPFAVNSEWIDSIALQNPDDFFAIVKGHPQVKLVLCGHVHQNFCHQQKYLRCFTTPSTCVQFKPGSAEFAVDSAQPGLRLFNLYPDGTWETKVMRVS